The candidate division KSB1 bacterium genome has a window encoding:
- a CDS encoding T9SS type A sorting domain-containing protein, which translates to MLAVEKITKQKFDFSLKIFILGLILIPNSIIAQNFKLSATDQKTYIIEFQMQNFRLEEFYDDRLGVSQEYIIPIFDRSVVISSENSFLLSQTGFSLVLPEKAVPKIRIVEYEFDEIPGLNLAVVPDTILPASAPGTIREPFKVIYGGVQRFAGLPLHSFQILPFSYEEKRLRIFKRIVLEFKFEQDLPTVFESGISGSIENLLQNVVLNSQQLKFVPHTKESNLQKKKREFWYNPQQSYIKLLIFEDGIYRVDYSDLSNVGVDPGLIEPDMLTLYYKGEPYPIFVSAGNHANFEPADFIEFYGQRNRGSDEFYNEYSDTSVYWLTWEQTTPVRMPIRNVASVPVNPLQTFYFHDHFEEEKFYYNGDNSFAIFNSETVSGERWIWQRIFAGELVSFSFRLENYAPSSKPDSLVIKVRGITKDSVSPDHHIAIRLNGMALSDFFFDDVEEVIHKVAIPENSLLNGDNELVIQSMGDTGAQLDAIYFDWFEVFYSRNFTAVNNQLQFNSTQQGLVSFELSNFEQDSIIIYDLTNLARLDGFILTEMNGKYTVAFSDSIEKLTRYLAAGIEAIKKPHRILLDNPSDLHDENQQAEYVIITHRKFWQQAMQLAEYRQQDQGLSSIVIDIEDILDEFNFGLMDPLASRWFLQYASKFWQSPKPRFVLFFGDASWDFKNNSASSFKNNYVPTFGNPVSDNRLVSIDGESDFLPDLFTGRLPVSSVEEAEDIVAKIKLYENSEPALWKKNIVFLNGGITTGEHSAFRSQSEGLINKYVTPQPFGGNPIRIYKQTTDRIPGELQDEIFSALNDGALWFSFSGHAGSSSWELMLDNQDIHNLNNTNKLPFITSMTCHTARFANPVIDSFGELFMRKQDVGAIGFWGTSGWGYIFQDGILLNGLFGSLLQDHVETLGEATTLAKLHLWNFLGLSQINVSTIDQYTLLGDPALRLSIPVKPDLLIQNNNISIFPQEPSQSDSVLKVNFLVSNQGLFPQDSVNVLLIVKAQDNPANKSESKILIPPMGYQSEINTFVNIHGIVGEAVLEIQLDPDGLIDEIDENNNRAEINFYIFSTRISIAKPLPYGVISDQQPTFQVYSPEAISEVPRKTYFELDTMREFNSQFKIQSGPITESPIVTTWQPGIVLAEGVYFWRSRIEENMQLSQWLTGEFTLTSETNSSKWSQNVKTGFILTPENQLRIHEGVVQLARDSLFSLFGMLSSGTIGPGTQWQQVLLDIEHPNATTSHSLSISAYDRFSREWKFQKEIVNELTISLEDLDSNRYSQIQLHLTLNSQDGIFTPAFRGWQVDFSHVADLATHPTLISVHPDSILEGEEINVEFSIHNVGLADVDSVMIRIDLQNPTTNWDSLATVVIPHIGLDESTQTSISFNSAGLRGDQKLRVWIDPSDRIIELSETNNLYSKRFFVSGDSIRPDIRITFDDREILPGDFVSANPKILIEVSDNSPLSINDTSLVQLRLDGIIISYSSNMDRVEFMPVDLTQSNGSGVIITYFPQLEPGQHVLEVIATDATMNTSIGKAEFSVDSDFVFRDVMNVPNPFFSETNFTYVLTQTANRVKLSIYTIAGRKIHEIRDLPATAGFNLYLWDGLDADGDKIANGVYLYQLTASLAGKNTSTISKFIVMR; encoded by the coding sequence ATGTTGGCTGTAGAAAAAATAACAAAGCAGAAGTTTGATTTTTCTCTCAAAATATTCATTTTGGGATTAATCTTAATTCCAAACTCAATAATTGCACAAAACTTCAAACTTTCCGCAACCGATCAAAAGACCTACATCATTGAATTCCAAATGCAGAATTTCCGGTTGGAGGAATTTTATGATGACCGTTTGGGAGTATCGCAAGAATACATCATTCCTATATTCGACAGGAGTGTTGTCATATCTTCCGAAAATTCATTCTTGTTGTCACAAACCGGGTTTTCGCTGGTTTTGCCGGAAAAGGCTGTTCCAAAAATAAGGATCGTCGAATATGAGTTTGATGAAATTCCAGGTTTGAACCTGGCTGTTGTGCCGGATACAATCCTTCCGGCTTCCGCACCAGGAACAATCCGGGAACCTTTTAAAGTGATTTATGGCGGAGTTCAGCGATTTGCCGGACTGCCCCTGCACTCCTTCCAGATTTTGCCTTTCTCATATGAAGAAAAAAGATTGCGTATATTTAAACGAATCGTTTTGGAATTCAAATTTGAACAGGATTTACCAACGGTGTTTGAATCTGGTATTTCCGGATCGATAGAAAATTTGTTGCAAAATGTTGTATTGAACAGTCAACAATTAAAATTTGTGCCACATACAAAAGAAAGTAATCTTCAGAAAAAAAAGCGTGAATTTTGGTATAATCCCCAGCAATCCTATATCAAATTATTGATTTTCGAAGACGGAATATACAGGGTTGATTATAGTGATTTATCAAATGTTGGTGTCGATCCCGGCTTAATTGAACCCGACATGTTAACACTGTATTACAAAGGAGAGCCTTATCCTATATTTGTGAGCGCCGGGAATCACGCCAATTTTGAGCCTGCTGATTTTATCGAATTCTATGGCCAAAGGAACAGGGGATCCGACGAATTTTATAATGAATATTCCGACACATCCGTGTATTGGTTAACCTGGGAACAGACCACGCCTGTCAGGATGCCAATCCGAAACGTTGCTTCAGTTCCGGTAAATCCTTTGCAGACATTTTACTTTCACGATCATTTTGAAGAGGAAAAATTTTATTACAATGGCGACAACTCTTTTGCAATCTTTAACTCAGAAACGGTTTCCGGTGAAAGATGGATTTGGCAGCGAATCTTTGCCGGCGAATTGGTTTCGTTTTCTTTTCGGTTAGAAAATTATGCTCCTTCTTCCAAACCGGATAGCCTTGTAATTAAAGTCAGGGGGATTACCAAAGATTCAGTTAGCCCGGATCATCATATTGCTATCCGGCTAAATGGCATGGCTCTTTCCGATTTCTTTTTTGATGATGTTGAAGAAGTGATCCATAAAGTAGCGATTCCTGAAAATAGTCTACTTAACGGGGATAATGAATTGGTGATCCAATCAATGGGCGATACCGGCGCTCAACTGGATGCAATTTATTTCGACTGGTTTGAGGTGTTTTATTCACGAAATTTTACCGCCGTGAACAACCAATTGCAGTTTAACTCCACTCAGCAAGGCCTGGTTTCATTTGAATTATCCAATTTTGAGCAAGATTCAATTATTATTTATGACCTCACAAATTTGGCCAGGTTGGATGGATTTATCCTGACCGAAATGAATGGGAAATATACTGTCGCTTTTTCCGATTCGATTGAAAAGTTGACTCGTTACTTAGCCGCAGGAATAGAAGCGATTAAAAAGCCGCATCGAATCCTATTAGACAATCCTTCGGACCTTCATGACGAGAACCAACAAGCGGAGTATGTAATCATTACTCATCGTAAATTTTGGCAACAAGCCATGCAGCTGGCAGAATATCGACAGCAAGACCAGGGTTTGTCATCGATTGTAATTGATATTGAGGATATTCTGGATGAATTCAATTTTGGGCTGATGGATCCTTTAGCCTCACGCTGGTTTCTTCAATATGCGAGCAAATTCTGGCAATCACCCAAACCCAGATTCGTATTGTTTTTCGGCGATGCATCTTGGGATTTCAAAAACAATTCGGCCAGTTCTTTCAAGAATAACTATGTGCCAACATTTGGCAACCCGGTCTCGGATAACCGATTGGTAAGCATCGACGGGGAATCGGATTTTTTACCGGATCTGTTTACCGGCCGCTTGCCGGTTAGTTCAGTTGAAGAAGCCGAAGATATTGTTGCAAAAATCAAATTGTATGAAAATTCCGAACCGGCGCTTTGGAAAAAAAATATTGTTTTTTTGAATGGCGGGATCACAACCGGCGAGCATAGTGCATTTAGATCGCAATCGGAAGGCTTGATCAATAAATATGTCACGCCCCAACCATTTGGTGGAAATCCAATCAGAATTTACAAACAAACAACTGACCGAATTCCCGGGGAATTACAAGATGAAATATTTTCAGCATTGAATGATGGCGCTCTTTGGTTCTCTTTCTCCGGACATGCCGGCAGCTCATCATGGGAACTGATGCTGGACAACCAGGATATTCACAACTTGAATAATACCAATAAGCTTCCTTTCATCACCAGCATGACCTGCCATACCGCCCGTTTTGCAAACCCGGTTATCGATAGTTTCGGTGAACTTTTTATGAGGAAGCAGGATGTGGGTGCAATCGGCTTTTGGGGTACCTCTGGCTGGGGCTATATCTTTCAAGATGGGATACTCCTGAATGGTTTGTTCGGCAGCCTATTACAAGATCATGTTGAAACGCTGGGTGAAGCAACCACTTTAGCCAAACTTCATTTATGGAACTTCCTGGGATTATCTCAAATCAATGTTAGCACAATTGACCAATATACTCTCCTGGGTGATCCTGCTTTACGTTTATCAATTCCGGTGAAACCCGATCTATTGATTCAAAATAATAATATATCAATATTTCCGCAGGAGCCAAGCCAGTCTGATTCTGTGCTAAAGGTAAATTTTTTGGTTTCAAACCAGGGACTTTTTCCGCAGGACAGTGTTAATGTTTTATTGATAGTTAAAGCTCAGGATAATCCTGCTAATAAAAGTGAATCTAAAATACTTATCCCGCCAATGGGGTACCAATCCGAAATAAATACTTTTGTGAATATTCATGGAATTGTTGGTGAAGCTGTTTTGGAGATTCAACTGGATCCGGATGGCTTGATCGATGAAATCGACGAGAACAACAATCGTGCGGAAATCAATTTCTATATCTTTTCGACAAGAATTTCCATCGCTAAACCCTTGCCCTATGGAGTGATTTCAGATCAACAACCTACGTTTCAAGTTTATTCTCCGGAAGCGATTTCCGAAGTGCCCCGTAAAACCTATTTCGAACTGGATACAATGCGAGAATTTAACTCACAGTTTAAGATTCAATCGGGTCCAATAACCGAGAGTCCAATCGTTACAACCTGGCAGCCTGGAATTGTATTAGCGGAGGGTGTGTATTTCTGGCGCAGTCGGATTGAAGAGAATATGCAATTAAGCCAATGGCTGACAGGCGAATTTACACTTACAAGCGAAACCAATTCATCCAAATGGTCTCAGAATGTGAAAACAGGTTTTATCCTCACGCCGGAAAATCAATTGCGTATTCATGAAGGTGTTGTACAATTGGCAAGAGATTCATTGTTTTCATTATTCGGAATGCTTTCGTCCGGCACTATAGGACCCGGTACACAATGGCAACAAGTGTTATTGGATATCGAGCACCCAAATGCTACCACAAGTCATTCGCTGTCGATCTCGGCTTATGATAGATTTAGCCGTGAATGGAAATTTCAAAAGGAAATTGTAAATGAACTGACAATATCATTGGAAGATTTGGATTCTAACCGTTACTCACAAATTCAGTTGCATTTGACGTTAAATAGTCAAGACGGAATTTTTACGCCGGCTTTTCGGGGATGGCAGGTTGATTTTTCTCACGTTGCCGACCTGGCAACACATCCAACTTTGATAAGCGTTCATCCTGATTCCATCCTCGAAGGTGAGGAGATAAATGTTGAATTTTCGATTCATAATGTCGGACTTGCTGATGTTGATTCGGTGATGATCCGCATCGATCTTCAGAATCCAACAACCAACTGGGATTCCCTGGCAACGGTTGTTATCCCCCATATTGGCCTAGATGAATCCACTCAAACATCGATTTCGTTTAATTCCGCCGGTTTACGGGGTGATCAAAAACTAAGGGTTTGGATTGATCCGTCGGATCGAATCATCGAGTTATCCGAAACCAACAATCTTTACTCCAAGCGGTTTTTTGTATCCGGCGACTCCATCCGACCGGATATTCGCATCACCTTCGATGATCGTGAGATTTTACCCGGTGATTTTGTCTCTGCTAACCCTAAGATTCTAATTGAAGTCAGCGACAACAGTCCTTTGAGTATCAATGATACGAGCCTGGTGCAATTGCGTCTGGATGGAATAATCATCAGCTATTCATCGAATATGGATCGCGTTGAATTTATGCCTGTAGATTTAACTCAATCGAATGGATCCGGGGTAATCATTACCTATTTCC